The following is a genomic window from Lagenorhynchus albirostris chromosome 2, mLagAlb1.1, whole genome shotgun sequence.
AATGTGGGAAGAAAATCCAGTATGTCTGTTCCCCATCACTACTGAACACTGCCTTTCAACACTGCTATTGCACATCTCAGGAACAGAACTTTTCAGCTGATAACCACAAATGAACCAGTAACAGTCTCCAACACTACAAATATAAAGGCAGCTCCCTGAATACTGTCCTTCTGCTACTAATGAACTAGCATAGACATCTTATGCTAGAGTTTCTCCATACTGTATAAAACAAAGTGAACTTTATGTATCTGGAAGATGCTGGTTTATAGCAGTGTCACTTTGAGCCCTCAAGTCCTTACTACTCCCTTATTCCATTTACTTCAGGTGGTTAATTACAGGAACTATTTCGAGGGTTAAAAGACTAGTTTAatgggcagggtggtggtggtggtagcagCATatcatctgatcctggactttaaAGCCAAGTTTTTCAAAAGACTCAACTGTGACGTTGGTATCAAATCAGTTTAGGGGATCAACAAATCTGTCTGCACCTGGCACTGATTACTATatggtaatattttataaatttggtAGAGATGAAGGCCTCAGTTTTTCACTACTAATATGAATAATCCAATCCCTATGTATGAGCATTGCCAAATGAACTCTGCtcctttcttattaaaaaaaaaaaaactcaaagaaataaGCATATCTTTACTTCACTACAGATTTGGAGGCTTCACTTTGCTTTTCATCTTCCTAATTACATTGCTAAAACTATCACAACCTCTAACAAccttaaatttaaaagacaaatatacaGTAGAAAATGGGATAAAATGAACAGAGAAAAGGGTCCTTCATGCCCTACATGTTGTTTCAAGTTATTCAATTGAATCTTCGACTCAGAGATGCCTCAACATTTCAAACCCCAGGTTCATCTCCCTAAAAGCCATCATTTACCATACTGTATTCCGTGGGTGTGTAATCATACCACCTAGAGAGCAGATGACATTTCTGTGCCAGATATGGGGTCCCATGTTCTCACTGGTTGTTCCAAATACTGTTTTAAGTCCCCGGTTTAAAAATCTCCCTAAGTGGGAATAAACTAGCTCCATGCTCTGTTGACAGGTTCAGACAAGATCACACATATGGCTAAGAGATCCACCctgaataaatgtaaataagatGCCTTTTTGTGGAGTTGCTTACATATGTTATAGTTCATAGCAAAACAGAATCTACCCAATAGTCCTGCTCCAATCTTACTTGGTGTGAATAGGAATGATTCTTTTTCCTCTACTGCTTATGCACAACTCAGTATTCAACAGAGCACATTAAAGTCCTAAAGATATGGCCAATTTCATTTAactaatatttctttatataacatgctcaaagcataatttttttcctgGCCAAAGGGTCCCAATAAGGCAGGAGGAGTAACTTTGCTCTTAATTCTCTTGCAAAGCATAGCTAGCTGCTAAACCCCACCAAAAATTTCTTTAACacaaagttcaaaatattttttaaaaagaaagaaaaagagggaggtggAGTCTGGACTCCAATTAAGGCATTTTTATACACAGTCTAACTTGAGTCCTATTCAAAGGGAATcctaaaaaagcatttttaatggaGAATGGCAGAAATCACAATAGTCTATTATCAGCATTGTGATGTATCAATTGCTCACTTTAAATGTAATCATGTTGGGTGTCTCTTGGGTGTTATTCCTTGGTTCTCTCATCCCACAAGTGCATAGGTTATGTTTTCTGTAGATCTGGGGAAAATGGGCCAGGGGTGGAAGGTCCATCCAGGCCAGACAGAGTGAACGGCCCATGACTGTTCAGCacagaaggaaactgagaaagaaaataaaacacattatcATCCTATTATGCAACCCTAAATTTCACTTTCTGTCCCTATTATATTCCCTGAGGCAGAACATGACATCCACCTGCAGTGGCTCACAGGACAAAGGCAGTAACTGTTTATCATGGAAGAATATGATGTcacagaaacttttaaaaaattgtttgtcttatatgttaaatattaacACCCTCCAGCGTACCTTGATGGAATGGAAAGAACAAACCTATACTTTCCCTCAGATGCTAAGGTACACAGGTTCACACTTGACTTCAAATGAAGGTTTTAGAAAGCTCAGTAAATGACAGTATGCACTACAGAGTATAATTCAATTGTATAGCAAATCACAGACTATCAAAAAGAGGTCCAGAGGAGATGCCCATCTCTTAACTGCTGCAAATAGTTGTAGGGTGCTCATCCTACAAAAGGGCTCCCCATCATGTGTTCTGAGACCAAATGTATATGGAGATTCCAGGCTGGAGCTACATGAGCACTATGACTTTCTCTCTATAATTCAATTATCTGTTTGTGAGAggcaaagaaaaatgtaaaatggaatatGGAAAATTCTCAACACTCTATTCAATAATTTATAAGTTTTTGCAAAAAACAAATTGCAGAAGTAgtaagatttttaattttctttctttttttccccctcaccaTTCCATTtccaaaagaacaaatgaaaatttaaattacaaaatctaAGAAAATCTCCCAGGGAGTCACccttgaataagtgaatgaatcaaCTACAAGAAAGCCTACAAGTTATAGAAGTCTAGATGTTCTGGGCAAAAAAATGGTTTAAAGCTGTGagaccgggacttccctggtggtccagtggttaaaaatccaccttccagtgcagggcacgagggttcgatccctggtcggggaaactaagatcccacattctgcggagcaactaagcccgtgcgccacaactagagagcccaactcgagaaaagcccatgcgctgcaactactgagcccgtgcgctctagagaccacgcGCCACAAtcagagaagcccgcatgccacaacaaagagcccacgtactgtaacgaagacccagcgcagacaaaattaaataaaaataaataaataaataccttaaaaaaaaaagattaataatacctgccttgcagggttttaataaataaagcaagCTGTGAGACCTTTCCTAAGATCTTGGTTAAGAGGTAAtacaatattcattttttaaaatatatatatttaaaatgctgatgaaTATCAGTTCTGAATGAGGGGGGAAATGGGAGTATTTGATACACTATTCTCAagagttttctctatttttttaaagtcctcaGTTAAAAGGGGAAACCCCtctaaaaagaaatatgtgtgtgtatatatatatatatatatatatatacattttctttttttagaaaagaggATTTCTAGTAtttaaaatgaccaaaaaaaaattggataGGCTCAAAATCTACTACAGTTTTAAACAATTCTTGATCTAATTCAAATGTATGGGATAGTAAACAATGAAAAGGAAACTCTGCCGTGAATATTTATCTGAGTTGTCTGCTGGCCAGAAAATTAACACttagaaattcaaaaataaatctaaGGAATACTTATTAAGTAGAAGTTTTACAATGATTAACTGAAGAGTGGATACTGCCTTTTTGCCTCTTTCTTCATTTACCACACCCCAATTACAGAAGACAAGCTTTTATGTAATTTACCTGGAAAAGTGTGTTAGCACCTTGTAGCCTGGCTGGACTTAGGGGAGCAACAGGGCTGAGAGTACTCCAAAAGTGGATACTGGAGAGCAAGGGGCTCGGAGTCAGTAAGATGGGTGTCTGCAATACACAAACCAAAAATATAACTAAATGGCTTATCAGGATTATGTTTACCCTTGTAATACACAAATAGCTCTGAATCCAAATACTGTCCTATTCTCCACTCCAAGTATCTCCAAGTCGGAAATCTTATCATgaagaaaaactcagaaattaCTTTTACAACCCAAGTAAGATAAaggtcaaaatattttctaacccGTTTTTGGTAGAAtctttttcaaatagaaaaacaaaaccaatctgAATTTTGGTATGGAGAAATTATGGGTAACTGAGTCACAAACATATTTTCCCCTTAATAATGTGTAGGTCTAGGAGTAATCTAACTATTTAAATGTTATATGAGATGAGCAAGTTAAGAAATAGCTAATGAAAATAACTGCACAAACTTGTAAGGACCTCAGGATCTGTTGTCTTCTAACTTGAGATTATCACTGTTGTTTTAtatgacccccccacccccccaaaaaaagagcgagagagagaaTATACTTATTTTCTTTAGGAGGAAGTGGAAACACCAAATACTTATTTACTTGTAGAACAATGAATTTTTTAACACAATACTCCAAACCTTTTATTTTGACAATTCTAATTGAGGTGAGGAATTGGGTTACTTTCACAGGGTCATATAACCTTCTGTAAGGCAAGCCTATGTGGCCAAATGAGAACTTGAGGTTATAAATTCTGGATTTGTTTTAAAAGgtgagtaaaaacaaacaaaacaaaaaaaatgcagcaCTAATAAGAAAGAAAGTGTTACCTGCGAAAAAAGTGCTGGCGTAAGAGAAGCTGTAGGGAGAGATGGGCTTAATATTCCCAGTGGGCTTGGATCACTGCCCGTGATCACCAGGGTTGGTGCCAGCTCTAACCCCTTGGGTTTCTTGGACCTTGATGAATTATTTGTTTTGTCCTTTTCTGGCAAAGCCAAATCCTGGTCTTTAGGCTCCAGGGACAAGTCCTCCGGAAGTTCCATTGGCTGAGAAGCCACTGATTCCATGTCTGTGTCCATGTCTGGGTTGGAACTCAGTGGTGGTGAAGGTGTTCTAGAAGGCTCCTGCAGAGGGGACACAGATGAAATAGGTGGTGTGGTGGTAAAAGCGGCAGTTACACTAGATGCAGAAGTTGGTGCTTCCAGAGAAGGCAGTCTGGGGGAAGCCAAATTCTCCAACGCTTGCATAGTTTCTTCTGAAGATGGAGAAATACTTGGGCCAGTAGAAATGGCAGCAGCAAGAGGTTCAACTGGTGGCTTTTTGGCAGGTGTGGTTACAAATTTGATAACAGATGGTGTTGGCTCCTGAGGAGATTTTTTCTCTGCCAATTTCTCAGCTGGATTCTCAACCTTTATAGATTTGAAAAGCTTCCTGTTGGAGGAGTTCAAAGAGTTGAGAGTAAATGAAGAATATAAGCCAGAGTGTATGTAGTCATTGCGGCTAGAGGTCTTGGCACCAggctgtgctggcttctctttccCGCCATTCTCCACATCTTTGGAACTGTTGCTGCTGAGTTCACTGACGCTTAAAGCTTCGCAGTCTCCCTCAACCCTGCCCACTGTCATCGGATCCATGTTCAAAATCTCTGGGTACGAGACAAACTTGTACACAAACTTCTGACCATTCACTTTTTTAATGATATTctgtagataaataaaataaacactcttAGACTTTCTTAAACTTTTCTTAAGCATTTCTTAAACTTTACCCACCCCCCATGAAAAAGCTGACCTAATGGGGTTCTCTATTTGATAGGTAGTTTACTTGAAAGCTTCAAAATCATCTAAATTTATCTAGCCATACCAAACACAGTTCCTACTATTATGGAGTACaagttaaaaacatttaaatgtctTATTAACAACTGAACTAATATGTTACATCAAAGCTGAAAGATTTTAATTGCTTAACACTGTCAGCTAAGTATCTGTATGAGGTCAAAAATTTCTGAACTGCAATCTCAAATAACTCCAAAGGTACAAGCCATTCACATGCTGAGGAAgcaaaaaggaattcagaatattaCTTCTGCTAAGGTTCCTACTTCCTTCAGAAACTCCAGCTGCTTCTTACCTCATCTCTCCATACAGGAAAGCTGATAACATCAACCACTCAaaggtgaaagaaattaagatcCCAGCTTCTCACTTTAATTCTACCCATTTGAGCCATTTATTTCACTTCAGTGCCCAAGAATGtattcaaaataataagaaattaaacaaaaaagttttaactAAGAAATCACATCGAGGTATTAACAGCTATTCTTTAAGGTATTAATTTGTGTTCCAGGTtaaactaaaaagtaaaaattaagtagagctaaaaaaatgagtaaatatgagataatttttaaagtaaattatgatATAAACAAGAGTATTTATTTATCCTCAAGAATCTCAAAGTTCCTTTTCCTTATTCCAACTCTATAATCATGTTTTCTTTAAAGACAACTGTAATGAGGAATAATATATGAGCAATGGGAGCTGGGTACTGAATAAGAATTTGCAGAAATACACCTGGAACATTTACATCTTTCATCCTAATTCCAAACTGCTGAAGctgtaaaataaattgaattaaacCAGAacagtgatcatttcacaatgtatacaaatatcgcatcattatgttgtacacccaaAACCAATATAACTTtaagtcaattatacctcaattaaaaaaaatttcttttaataaataaataaaccaggaCATTAGTACCTCTAACCTCACCAGAAGAGAAGGATCAATTCTTGTTTTGAGGTGGATGTGTATTACCTTCACATAATAGTATCTGAGGGCTCGGCTGAGTTTGTCATAATTCATATTAGGCTTGTTCTTTCGAATCCCCCAGAGACGAGCCACCTCTTCGGCCTGCAAAAGCTTGAACTCCCCATTATTAGAGGTCCAGCAGATCATGT
Proteins encoded in this region:
- the ELK4 gene encoding ETS domain-containing protein Elk-4 isoform X1, translated to MDSAITLWQFLLQLLKEPQNDHMICWTSNNGEFKLLQAEEVARLWGIRKNKPNMNYDKLSRALRYYYVKVIHIHLKTRIDPSLLVRLENIIKKVNGQKFVYKFVSYPEILNMDPMTVGRVEGDCEALSVSELSSNSSKDVENGGKEKPAQPGAKTSSRNDYIHSGLYSSFTLNSLNSSNRKLFKSIKVENPAEKLAEKKSPQEPTPSVIKFVTTPAKKPPVEPLAAAISTGPSISPSSEETMQALENLASPRLPSLEAPTSASSVTAAFTTTPPISSVSPLQEPSRTPSPPLSSNPDMDTDMESVASQPMELPEDLSLEPKDQDLALPEKDKTNNSSRSKKPKGLELAPTLVITGSDPSPLGILSPSLPTASLTPALFSQTPILLTPSPLLSSIHFWSTLSPVAPLSPARLQGANTLFQFPSVLNSHGPFTLSGLDGPSTPGPFSPDLQKT
- the ELK4 gene encoding ETS domain-containing protein Elk-4 isoform X3 gives rise to the protein MDSAITLWQFLLQLLKEPQNDHMICWTSNNGEFKLLQAEEVARLWGIRKNKPNMNYDKLSRALRYYYVKNIIKKVNGQKFVYKFVSYPEILNMDPMTVGRVEGDCEALSVSELSSNSSKDVENGGKEKPAQPGAKTSSRNDYIHSGLYSSFTLNSLNSSNRKLFKSIKVENPAEKLAEKKSPQEPTPSVIKFVTTPAKKPPVEPLAAAISTGPSISPSSEETMQALENLASPRLPSLEAPTSASSVTAAFTTTPPISSVSPLQEPSRTPSPPLSSNPDMDTDMESVASQPMELPEDLSLEPKDQDLALPEKDKTNNSSRSKKPKGLELAPTLVITGSDPSPLGILSPSLPTASLTPALFSQTPILLTPSPLLSSIHFWSTLSPVAPLSPARLQGANTLFQFPSVLNSHGPFTLSGLDGPSTPGPFSPDLQKT
- the ELK4 gene encoding ETS domain-containing protein Elk-4 isoform X2; amino-acid sequence: MDSAITLWQFLLQLLKEPQNDHMICWTSNNGEFKLLQAEEVARLWGIRKNKPNMNYDKLSRALRYYYVKVIHIHLKTRIDPSLLVRLENIIKKVNGQKFVYKFVSYPEILNMDPMTVGRVEGDCEALSVSELSSNSSKDVENGGKEKPAQPGAKTSSRNDYIHSGLYSSFTLNSLNSSNRKLFKSIKVENPAEKLAEKKSPQEPTPSVIKFVTTPAKKPPVEPLAAAISTGPSISPSSEETMQALENLASPRLPSLEAPTSASSVTAAFTTTPPISSVSPLQEPSRTPSPPLSSNPDMDTDMESVASQPMELPEDLSLEPKDQDLALPEKDKTNNSSRSKKPKGLELAPTLVITGSDPSPLGILSPSLPTASLTPALFSQFPSVLNSHGPFTLSGLDGPSTPGPFSPDLQKT